In Cucurbita pepo subsp. pepo cultivar mu-cu-16 unplaced genomic scaffold, ASM280686v2 Cp4.1_scaffold000134, whole genome shotgun sequence, the following proteins share a genomic window:
- the LOC111783934 gene encoding 8-amino-7-oxononanoate synthase isoform X2, protein MSMWDAYVEQALEQLGLLQLLRSLRPITPSLEKLNPVDDEAPIEAKEDGEFKVFDEMQPWDRASVEVEIAESTVQKWLLDIPSSGDEIVTKGGAIKSLVEHPHQFKKLILFSGNDYLGLSSHPTIGRAAAKAALEYRMGPRGSALICGYTFHHRLLESCLAKLKKKEDCLLCPTGFAANMALMVAIGNIGSLLTERKASSEDQKIAIFSDSLNHASIIDGIRLAERQRNVELFIYRHCDMAHLNALLSSCTLTKKVVVTDSLFSMDGDFAPMRELAKLRKKHGFLLVIDDAHGTFVCGKNGGGVAEMFNCERDVDICVGTLSKAAGCFGGFIACSKRWKLLIQSRGRSFIFSTAAPIPLIAAGHAAVLVAKREMWRRREIWNRVQDFRDLTGIPIQSPIISLIVGSEGKALEASRHLLKSGFHVTAIRPPTVPANSCRLRVTLSATHTTEDVKKLTSALLQCIRFQDIAINGSNGHARL, encoded by the exons ATGAGCATGTGGGATGCCTATGTCGAGCAGGCGCTAGAGCAGCTAGGGTTGCTCCAATTGCTCAGATCTTTGAGACCCATTACGCCATCACTCGAGAAACTAAATCCCGTTGACGACGAAGCTCCCATCGAAGCGAAAGAAGATGGTGAATTCAAggtgttcgatgaaatgcAGCCGTGGGATAGGGCCTCTGTGGAGGTTGAAATTGCGGAATCCACTGTCCAGAAGTGGCTTCTTGATATTCCCAGTTCCG GAGATGAAATTGTAACCAAAGGTGGTGCCATAAAAAGTTTAGTGGAACATCCTCATCAATTCAAAAAGTTAATTCTATTTTCTGGAAATGATTATCTGGGACTAAGTTCCCATCCAACAATAGGAAGAGCAGCAGCAAAG GCTGCTCTAGAATATAGAATGGGCCCCAGGGGTTCTGCTCTAATCTGTGGATATACCTTCCATCATAGGCTGCTAGAATCATGCTTGgcaaaattaaagaagaaagag GATTGCCTTCTTTGTCCTACTGGATTTGCAGCCAACATGGCATTGATGGTAGCAATAGGAAATATTGGCTCGCTCTTAACTGAAAGAAAAGCTTCATCTGAAGATCAGAAGATTGCCATATTTTCTGATTCACTGAATCATGCATCTATTATTGATGGCATTCGTCTTGCGGAGCGACAAAGAAATGTGGAACTGTTCATCTATAGGCATTGTGATATGGCTCATCTCAATGCTTTATT ATCAAGTTGCACACTTACAAAGAAAGTTGTCGTAACGGATAG CTTATTTAGCATGGATGGAGACTTTGCGCCCATGAGGGAACTTGCAAAGCTTCGCAAGAAGCATGGATTTTTGTTAGTTATTGATGAT GCTCATGGAACATTTGTTTGTGGCAAAAATGGTGGGGGTGTAGCCGAGATGTTCAATTGTGAAAGAGATGTTGACATATGTGTTGGCACCTTGAGCAAAGCAGCAGGGTGTTTTGGTGGGTTCATAGCATGCAG CAAAAGGTGGAAATTGCTCATTCAATCAAGGGGCCGATCCTTTATATTTTCAACTGCTGCACCCATCCCTCTTATTGCTGCTGGCCATG CTGCAGTCTTGGTGGCTAAGAGGGAAATGTGGCGAAGAAGGGAAATTTGGAATCGGGTGCAAGATTTTCGTGATTTGACTGGAATCCCTATCCAAAGCCCCATAATCTCTCTTATTGTAGGTAGCGAAGGGAAGGCATTGGAAGCCAGCAG GCATTTGCTGAAATCCGGTTTTCATGTGACTGCAATAAGGCCTCCTACAGTTCCAGCCAACTCTTGCAg
- the LOC111783934 gene encoding 8-amino-7-oxononanoate synthase isoform X1, producing MSMWDAYVEQALEQLGLLQLLRSLRPITPSLEKLNPVDDEAPIEAKEDGEFKVFDEMQPWDRASVEVEIAESTVQKWLLDIPSSGDEIVTKGGAIKSLVEHPHQFKKLILFSGNDYLGLSSHPTIGRAAAKAALEYRMGPRGSALICGYTFHHRLLESCLAKLKKKEDCLLCPTGFAANMALMVAIGNIGSLLTERKASSEDQKIAIFSDSLNHASIIDGIRLAERQRNVELFIYRHCDMAHLNALLSSCTLTKKVVVTDSLFSMDGDFAPMRELAKLRKKHGFLLVIDDAHGTFVCGKNGGGVAEMFNCERDVDICVGTLSKAAGCFGGFIACSKRWKLLIQSRGRSFIFSTAAPIPLIAAGHAAAVLVAKREMWRRREIWNRVQDFRDLTGIPIQSPIISLIVGSEGKALEASRHLLKSGFHVTAIRPPTVPANSCRLRVTLSATHTTEDVKKLTSALLQCIRFQDIAINGSNGHARL from the exons ATGAGCATGTGGGATGCCTATGTCGAGCAGGCGCTAGAGCAGCTAGGGTTGCTCCAATTGCTCAGATCTTTGAGACCCATTACGCCATCACTCGAGAAACTAAATCCCGTTGACGACGAAGCTCCCATCGAAGCGAAAGAAGATGGTGAATTCAAggtgttcgatgaaatgcAGCCGTGGGATAGGGCCTCTGTGGAGGTTGAAATTGCGGAATCCACTGTCCAGAAGTGGCTTCTTGATATTCCCAGTTCCG GAGATGAAATTGTAACCAAAGGTGGTGCCATAAAAAGTTTAGTGGAACATCCTCATCAATTCAAAAAGTTAATTCTATTTTCTGGAAATGATTATCTGGGACTAAGTTCCCATCCAACAATAGGAAGAGCAGCAGCAAAG GCTGCTCTAGAATATAGAATGGGCCCCAGGGGTTCTGCTCTAATCTGTGGATATACCTTCCATCATAGGCTGCTAGAATCATGCTTGgcaaaattaaagaagaaagag GATTGCCTTCTTTGTCCTACTGGATTTGCAGCCAACATGGCATTGATGGTAGCAATAGGAAATATTGGCTCGCTCTTAACTGAAAGAAAAGCTTCATCTGAAGATCAGAAGATTGCCATATTTTCTGATTCACTGAATCATGCATCTATTATTGATGGCATTCGTCTTGCGGAGCGACAAAGAAATGTGGAACTGTTCATCTATAGGCATTGTGATATGGCTCATCTCAATGCTTTATT ATCAAGTTGCACACTTACAAAGAAAGTTGTCGTAACGGATAG CTTATTTAGCATGGATGGAGACTTTGCGCCCATGAGGGAACTTGCAAAGCTTCGCAAGAAGCATGGATTTTTGTTAGTTATTGATGAT GCTCATGGAACATTTGTTTGTGGCAAAAATGGTGGGGGTGTAGCCGAGATGTTCAATTGTGAAAGAGATGTTGACATATGTGTTGGCACCTTGAGCAAAGCAGCAGGGTGTTTTGGTGGGTTCATAGCATGCAG CAAAAGGTGGAAATTGCTCATTCAATCAAGGGGCCGATCCTTTATATTTTCAACTGCTGCACCCATCCCTCTTATTGCTGCTGGCCATG CAGCTGCAGTCTTGGTGGCTAAGAGGGAAATGTGGCGAAGAAGGGAAATTTGGAATCGGGTGCAAGATTTTCGTGATTTGACTGGAATCCCTATCCAAAGCCCCATAATCTCTCTTATTGTAGGTAGCGAAGGGAAGGCATTGGAAGCCAGCAG GCATTTGCTGAAATCCGGTTTTCATGTGACTGCAATAAGGCCTCCTACAGTTCCAGCCAACTCTTGCAg
- the LOC111783934 gene encoding 8-amino-7-oxononanoate synthase isoform X3 yields MSMWDAYVEQALEQLGLLQLLRSLRPITPSLEKLNPVDDEAPIEAKEDGEFKVFDEMQPWDRASVEVEIAESTVQKWLLDIPSSGDEIVTKGGAIKSLVEHPHQFKKLILFSGNDYLGLSSHPTIGRAAAKAALEYRMGPRGSALICGYTFHHRLLESCLAKLKKKEDCLLCPTGFAANMALMVAIGNIGSLLTERKASSEDQKIAIFSDSLNHASIIDGIRLAERQRNVELFIYRHCDMAHLNALLSSCTLTKKVVVTDSLFSMDGDFAPMRELAKLRKKHGFLLVIDDAHGTFVCGKNGGGVAEMFNCERDVDICVGTLSKAAGCFGGFIACSKRWKLLIQSRGRSFIFSTAAPIPLIAAGHVLVAKREMWRRREIWNRVQDFRDLTGIPIQSPIISLIVGSEGKALEASRHLLKSGFHVTAIRPPTVPANSCRLRVTLSATHTTEDVKKLTSALLQCIRFQDIAINGSNGHARL; encoded by the exons ATGAGCATGTGGGATGCCTATGTCGAGCAGGCGCTAGAGCAGCTAGGGTTGCTCCAATTGCTCAGATCTTTGAGACCCATTACGCCATCACTCGAGAAACTAAATCCCGTTGACGACGAAGCTCCCATCGAAGCGAAAGAAGATGGTGAATTCAAggtgttcgatgaaatgcAGCCGTGGGATAGGGCCTCTGTGGAGGTTGAAATTGCGGAATCCACTGTCCAGAAGTGGCTTCTTGATATTCCCAGTTCCG GAGATGAAATTGTAACCAAAGGTGGTGCCATAAAAAGTTTAGTGGAACATCCTCATCAATTCAAAAAGTTAATTCTATTTTCTGGAAATGATTATCTGGGACTAAGTTCCCATCCAACAATAGGAAGAGCAGCAGCAAAG GCTGCTCTAGAATATAGAATGGGCCCCAGGGGTTCTGCTCTAATCTGTGGATATACCTTCCATCATAGGCTGCTAGAATCATGCTTGgcaaaattaaagaagaaagag GATTGCCTTCTTTGTCCTACTGGATTTGCAGCCAACATGGCATTGATGGTAGCAATAGGAAATATTGGCTCGCTCTTAACTGAAAGAAAAGCTTCATCTGAAGATCAGAAGATTGCCATATTTTCTGATTCACTGAATCATGCATCTATTATTGATGGCATTCGTCTTGCGGAGCGACAAAGAAATGTGGAACTGTTCATCTATAGGCATTGTGATATGGCTCATCTCAATGCTTTATT ATCAAGTTGCACACTTACAAAGAAAGTTGTCGTAACGGATAG CTTATTTAGCATGGATGGAGACTTTGCGCCCATGAGGGAACTTGCAAAGCTTCGCAAGAAGCATGGATTTTTGTTAGTTATTGATGAT GCTCATGGAACATTTGTTTGTGGCAAAAATGGTGGGGGTGTAGCCGAGATGTTCAATTGTGAAAGAGATGTTGACATATGTGTTGGCACCTTGAGCAAAGCAGCAGGGTGTTTTGGTGGGTTCATAGCATGCAG CAAAAGGTGGAAATTGCTCATTCAATCAAGGGGCCGATCCTTTATATTTTCAACTGCTGCACCCATCCCTCTTATTGCTGCTGGCCATG TCTTGGTGGCTAAGAGGGAAATGTGGCGAAGAAGGGAAATTTGGAATCGGGTGCAAGATTTTCGTGATTTGACTGGAATCCCTATCCAAAGCCCCATAATCTCTCTTATTGTAGGTAGCGAAGGGAAGGCATTGGAAGCCAGCAG GCATTTGCTGAAATCCGGTTTTCATGTGACTGCAATAAGGCCTCCTACAGTTCCAGCCAACTCTTGCAg